Proteins from a genomic interval of Candidatus Binatia bacterium:
- a CDS encoding metallophosphoesterase, with protein MIRTNIRAFLWLSILLLVGACGAKQRLPGPNFPASGAPFIRASLLDDPAVLKPEGLRYRMILIGDTGDPAEVEPSHEALRVWGDAVADRTTVFFLGDNLYFSGLEDDDRERGEGILRQQLEATAAQKVFVPGNHDWGGLNPTRASVLYNQEEFIEEAGAMFRPRGGCPGPAVVELAPGSGSAGAGAVVAILLDTQWWWVPEEKRSDCPGRNTPAEVVAALDQALEAHADDIVLVAAHHPMASGSSHGGMSRGMAADLVENAVISLGLYLQDIQDPDYQTMIRNLSSALRQHPPTVYAAGHDHALQILDGGELAEVQVVSGAGSEAKVSPVTHLSETIFAHAHTGFVLVDILGAADAPKVLLHVIEPGQQNPVFTWEIPQE; from the coding sequence ATGATCCGAACGAATATACGCGCGTTTCTCTGGCTCTCAATTCTCTTGCTTGTGGGGGCCTGCGGGGCCAAGCAGCGACTCCCGGGCCCGAACTTTCCGGCAAGCGGCGCGCCCTTTATCCGAGCCTCGCTGCTCGACGATCCCGCCGTTCTGAAGCCGGAGGGATTGCGTTACCGAATGATTTTGATCGGCGATACGGGAGACCCTGCCGAAGTCGAGCCCTCCCATGAGGCCCTGCGAGTTTGGGGTGATGCGGTCGCGGACCGGACGACGGTCTTTTTTCTCGGAGACAACCTTTATTTCAGCGGATTGGAAGATGATGACCGTGAGCGGGGCGAGGGCATTCTCCGCCAGCAACTTGAGGCCACCGCGGCGCAAAAAGTATTCGTGCCGGGGAACCACGACTGGGGTGGCTTGAACCCGACGCGTGCTTCAGTGCTCTATAATCAGGAGGAGTTTATCGAGGAGGCTGGCGCAATGTTTCGACCGCGCGGCGGTTGTCCCGGCCCTGCCGTGGTCGAGTTGGCTCCGGGGAGCGGCTCCGCAGGCGCCGGCGCGGTGGTCGCTATCTTGCTGGATACGCAATGGTGGTGGGTTCCGGAAGAAAAGCGCTCGGACTGCCCGGGCCGAAATACGCCTGCGGAAGTTGTCGCCGCGCTGGATCAGGCTCTGGAGGCTCACGCCGATGATATCGTTCTCGTGGCCGCGCATCATCCGATGGCTTCGGGCAGTTCTCACGGCGGTATGAGCCGAGGGATGGCCGCCGATCTGGTCGAGAATGCCGTTATCTCGCTGGGTTTGTATCTGCAGGATATCCAGGACCCCGATTATCAGACGATGATACGGAATCTTTCCAGCGCTTTGCGGCAACACCCACCGACGGTTTACGCGGCCGGCCACGATCATGCGCTGCAGATTCTTGACGGCGGGGAGCTCGCCGAAGTTCAGGTCGTCAGTGGCGCAGGGTCCGAGGCCAAAGTCAGCCCGGTGACCCATTTGTCGGAGACCATTTTTGCTCACGCGCATACGGGCTTTGTGTTGGTCGATATCCTGGGCGCGGCGGATGCCCCCAAGGTTCTTCTTCACGTGATCGAGCCGGGGCAGCAAAACCCTGTTTTTACTTGGGAAATTCCCCAGGAATAG
- the leuD gene encoding 3-isopropylmalate dehydratase small subunit — MTETEKSGLRPVTGVTGHPVPLRGNDIDTDRIIPARFMTAITFDGMGELAFYDVRFDADGNEVEHPMNDPKHRAKGPQVAVVNKNFGCGSSREHAPQAMHRWGVHAIVGESFADIFFGNCVALGIPCLTLDTADIEKLMAAVEQEPAQSLAVDVEKNEVRHGETVYSGTMPASAREQFLSGNWDATGALLSALPEVRSTAAKLPYTRGFAG; from the coding sequence ATGACGGAAACAGAGAAATCCGGATTGCGTCCGGTCACTGGCGTCACAGGACACCCGGTGCCCCTGCGCGGCAACGATATAGATACCGACAGGATCATCCCGGCACGCTTCATGACGGCGATTACGTTTGATGGAATGGGGGAACTCGCTTTCTACGATGTTCGTTTCGATGCCGACGGCAACGAGGTCGAACATCCGATGAATGATCCGAAGCATCGTGCCAAAGGCCCGCAGGTGGCGGTGGTGAACAAGAATTTCGGCTGCGGTTCATCCCGAGAGCATGCGCCTCAGGCAATGCATCGCTGGGGCGTTCATGCGATCGTCGGCGAATCCTTTGCCGATATTTTCTTCGGGAATTGTGTCGCACTAGGGATCCCCTGTCTGACTCTGGACACAGCCGATATCGAAAAGCTGATGGCCGCTGTCGAGCAGGAGCCTGCTCAATCGTTGGCTGTCGACGTTGAGAAAAATGAGGTCCGGCACGGAGAAACCGTGTATTCCGGAACGATGCCGGCTTCTGCGCGCGAACAATTCCTCAGCGGGAATTGGGACGCTACCGGTGCCTTGCTGTCGGCCCTGCCCGAGGTGCGATCGACGGCTGCCAAATTGCCTTATACGAGAGGGTTCGCGGGCTGA
- the shc gene encoding squalene--hopene cyclase — translation MAFAVAGHSQAKISPGLLARAREAVEKSREFLLRRQAVEGHWHFSMEANATMDAQYIFFNRLHGREKPAEEKRLGLHLLATQGADGGWPLFHGGPGHLSASIEAYFALKLLGYSPEDEPLRRACEFIHGQGGLAQAQVFTRFFLAFFGQFPWEGVPALPPEIMLLPDRFRFSIYNMSSWARSTVVPLLILGQHRPRVVIPAEQGCAELWVGSEVADDFSFPPAEETISWKNFFVQADKVFRLLDRLPTSWRRAGLERALHWVLERQDCNGGWAGIQPAMINSVLALRAMGCAANHPAVVAGLEAIDDFLVERDGHLLFQPCVSPTWDTALIVRGLLDAGESPDSEAVTSAVRWLEKAQIRREGDWAVKRPDLPAAGWAFEYANDFYPDVDDSAVILMSLHLAGRADTDCFRDGYAWTVGMQSRDGGYGAFDVDNDNHAFNELPFADMKAQIDPPTEDLAGRLLELMGQTGSSAEEPRLVAARRFLRKTQQPDGSWWGRWGVNYIYGTWSALLGLRAVNAPEDEDMLARGTSWLKSVQNEDGGFGETCASYKDPDLRSEGASTASQTAWALMGILAGEQQSGKAVEDGIDFLCRSQADDGSWPEPEFTGTGFPNHFYLRYDGYRCFFPLMALGRFVAMAEDKTPSAYAGAEQAQ, via the coding sequence ATGGCGTTTGCGGTTGCAGGACATTCACAGGCAAAAATTTCGCCGGGGCTTCTCGCTCGGGCGCGCGAGGCGGTGGAAAAGTCTCGAGAATTCTTGCTGCGCCGGCAGGCCGTCGAGGGGCATTGGCATTTTTCGATGGAAGCCAATGCGACGATGGATGCGCAATATATCTTCTTCAACCGCCTGCACGGCAGAGAGAAGCCAGCCGAGGAAAAACGTCTCGGCCTTCATTTGCTTGCCACGCAGGGGGCCGACGGCGGTTGGCCGCTTTTCCACGGTGGCCCCGGACACCTATCGGCCAGCATCGAGGCCTATTTTGCCCTGAAGCTTCTGGGGTATTCCCCCGAGGATGAACCTCTGCGGCGGGCGTGCGAGTTCATCCACGGACAAGGGGGGCTTGCGCAGGCTCAGGTCTTCACACGCTTCTTTCTGGCTTTCTTCGGCCAATTCCCATGGGAGGGTGTGCCCGCTCTCCCGCCCGAGATCATGCTCTTGCCGGATCGGTTTCGGTTCTCGATTTACAATATGTCGAGCTGGGCGCGTTCGACGGTGGTGCCCTTGCTCATTCTCGGCCAACACCGTCCCCGTGTCGTGATCCCGGCCGAGCAAGGCTGCGCGGAATTATGGGTTGGCTCCGAAGTAGCTGACGATTTTTCGTTTCCACCGGCGGAAGAGACAATTTCGTGGAAGAATTTTTTCGTGCAGGCAGACAAGGTTTTCCGCTTGCTCGACCGCCTGCCGACCTCGTGGCGTCGAGCCGGGCTGGAGCGGGCCCTGCATTGGGTTCTGGAGCGCCAGGATTGCAACGGAGGTTGGGCCGGGATTCAGCCGGCCATGATCAACTCGGTCCTCGCGCTGCGGGCCATGGGATGCGCCGCAAATCACCCGGCGGTCGTCGCGGGTCTTGAGGCCATCGATGATTTTCTCGTGGAACGAGACGGACACCTGCTTTTCCAGCCCTGTGTTTCGCCCACCTGGGATACCGCATTGATCGTGCGGGGATTGCTTGACGCGGGCGAAAGTCCCGACTCGGAGGCGGTCACTTCGGCGGTGCGCTGGCTTGAAAAGGCACAGATCCGACGGGAGGGGGATTGGGCGGTGAAAAGGCCCGATCTGCCCGCGGCGGGTTGGGCCTTTGAGTACGCCAACGATTTCTACCCGGACGTGGATGATTCAGCAGTCATTCTGATGTCGCTGCACCTCGCCGGTCGCGCCGACACGGATTGCTTCCGGGATGGCTATGCCTGGACTGTCGGGATGCAGAGTCGGGATGGCGGTTATGGTGCGTTCGACGTCGACAACGACAACCACGCATTCAACGAACTACCTTTCGCTGACATGAAGGCCCAGATCGATCCGCCGACCGAAGATCTGGCCGGACGCCTTCTGGAATTGATGGGGCAAACAGGATCCTCGGCGGAGGAACCCCGACTCGTCGCTGCCCGGCGATTTCTTCGCAAAACACAGCAGCCGGACGGTTCCTGGTGGGGGCGCTGGGGCGTTAATTATATTTACGGAACCTGGTCGGCTTTGCTCGGTTTGCGCGCGGTGAATGCGCCCGAGGACGAGGATATGCTGGCCCGCGGTACCTCGTGGCTCAAATCCGTGCAGAACGAGGACGGCGGCTTTGGCGAAACTTGCGCCTCCTACAAGGACCCCGATCTGCGATCGGAGGGCGCAAGCACGGCCTCGCAGACGGCATGGGCGCTGATGGGAATTCTGGCCGGAGAACAGCAGTCGGGCAAAGCGGTCGAGGATGGCATCGATTTCCTCTGCCGCTCCCAGGCTGACGACGGAAGTTGGCCGGAACCTGAATTTACCGGGACGGGTTTCCCGAATCATTTCTACCTTCGTTACGACGGCTACCGTTGTTTTTTCCCCTTGATGGCTCTGGGGCGGTTTGTCGCGATGGCTGAGGACAAAACTCCCTCTGCGTATGCAGGGGCGGAGCAAGCACAATGA